The following coding sequences lie in one Panicum virgatum strain AP13 chromosome 6N, P.virgatum_v5, whole genome shotgun sequence genomic window:
- the LOC120679750 gene encoding uncharacterized protein LOC120679750 yields the protein MAMILLDLFLAVRHYTRPRTTIVKLQVLQIVPCYIQFVEEFVIIQDALLRLAKSFQKDLNEIAEKVVASNQRWYKFISTETICSLRHHNNCCISSSLSVDVKDTGDSWEQHFDKISIEERSKFDEETLYNLEGIKRKKRYSRKPDGFRNEYIVLTILVAADGALKFPEVRNYADLEAAVETLISIPARRIQGIQVLWTPQDEDDVLLEEKLLEDYPYLKPLCMTTVFFSRCSWRSSYGQI from the exons ATGGCAATG ATATTGCTAGATCTGTTTCTCGCCGTGCGGCACTACACCCGCCCGAGGACAACCATCGTCAAACTCCAGGTCCTGCAGATTGTCCCT TGCTATATACAATTCGTCGAGGAGTTTGTCATAATTCAGGATGCATTGCTGCGATTGGCAAAGTCATTCCAGAAAGATCTTAACGAGATTGCAGAGAAAGTGGTAGCTTCTAATCAACGATGGTATAAGTTCATATCGACAG AGACCATATGCTCCTTGCGCCACCACAATAATTGCTGTATCTCTTCAAGCTTATCA GTTGATGTGAAAGATACAGGTGACTCATGGGAGCAGCATTTTGACAAAATTTCTATCGAGGAGAGGAGCAAATTTGATGAAGAAACCCTCTACAACTTGGAGGGAATCAAGAGAAAGAAAAGGTACTCTAGAAAACCAGACGGCTTCAGAAATGAGTACATAGTG TTAACCATTCTGGTTGCTGCCGATGGAGCTCTGAAGTTCCCTGAAGTCAGAAACTACGCAGATCTGGAAGCAGCTGTGGAAACGCTCATCTCTATACCCGCGAGGCGAATTCAG GGCATTCAAGTCTTATGGACTCCTCAAGATGAGGACGACGTTCTTTTGGAAGAGAAGCTACTGGAGGATTATCCTTATCTGAAACCCTTGTGTATGACTACAGTATTTTTTTCCCGGTGTTCCTGGAGGTCGTCGTACGGGCAGATATAG